A window from Candidatus Tectomicrobia bacterium encodes these proteins:
- a CDS encoding NAD(P)-dependent oxidoreductase: MGERLGFIGLGKMGTPLTRNLMQDGHTVCGYDIDPERMRQLEEAGGAPCASAREVAERSDITFTMLLKPGHIEENTIGPKGVAAAGKRGLIHVEMSTMYPTWSEGLAGKLAARGVEMLDAPVSGSVDQVHQRTLAFMAGGRREVFERVRPVIEPLGRKTVYTGASGTGATMKLATNLFVNAGIALLSESMLLAQRSGVPDEIILEVLRAGTVGGNLLEVAGPRILKRDFAPQGAVEIFVKDMGMAIELARERGFELRVVPAAREMFLKAQAAGWDKDDAIRVVEVYEGKAG, translated from the coding sequence ATGGGCGAGCGCCTCGGGTTCATCGGCCTCGGCAAGATGGGCACCCCCCTGACCCGCAACCTGATGCAGGACGGCCACACCGTCTGCGGCTACGACATCGACCCGGAGAGGATGCGCCAGCTCGAGGAGGCGGGGGGCGCGCCCTGCGCCTCCGCCCGGGAGGTGGCCGAGCGCTCCGACATCACCTTCACCATGCTCCTCAAGCCCGGGCACATCGAGGAGAACACGATAGGCCCCAAGGGGGTCGCCGCCGCGGGCAAGCGCGGCCTCATCCACGTCGAGATGAGCACCATGTACCCCACCTGGTCCGAGGGCCTGGCCGGGAAGCTCGCCGCGCGCGGCGTCGAGATGCTGGACGCCCCCGTCTCGGGCTCGGTGGACCAGGTGCACCAGCGCACCCTGGCCTTCATGGCGGGGGGCAGGCGCGAGGTCTTCGAGCGGGTGCGGCCCGTCATCGAGCCCCTGGGGCGCAAGACCGTCTACACCGGGGCGAGCGGCACCGGCGCCACCATGAAGCTCGCCACCAACCTCTTCGTGAACGCCGGCATCGCCCTCCTCTCCGAGTCCATGCTCCTCGCCCAGCGCTCGGGGGTGCCCGACGAGATCATCCTGGAGGTGCTCCGCGCGGGCACCGTGGGCGGGAACCTCCTCGAGGTGGCCGGGCCGCGCATCCTCAAGCGCGACTTCGCCCCCCAGGGCGCGGTCGAGATCTTCGTCAAGGACATGGGCATGGCCATCGAGCTCGCCCGCGAGCGCGGCTTCGAGCTCCGGGTGGTGCCCGCCGCGCGCGAGATGTTCCTCAAGGCCCAGGCCGCCGGCTGGGACAAGGACGACGCCATCCGCGTCGTCGAGGTGTACGAGGGGAAGGCGGGGTAG
- a CDS encoding DUF2203 domain-containing protein: MAAQRVFTLEEARALVPALRPRLQEMARLRERLLPFRVEMKALTEGSQRGGGTFPGAGEYLRHIQSLNTYLEFLRRTGVILKDLSAGLVDFPTLREGRLVYLCWRMEEETVAHWHEIETGFAGRKPIEDPLARPPES; this comes from the coding sequence GTGGCCGCCCAGCGGGTCTTCACGCTGGAGGAGGCGCGGGCCCTCGTCCCCGCGCTCCGGCCCCGGCTCCAGGAGATGGCCCGCCTGCGGGAGCGCCTCCTCCCCTTCCGGGTGGAGATGAAGGCCCTCACCGAGGGCTCCCAGCGGGGCGGGGGCACGTTCCCGGGCGCGGGGGAGTATCTGCGCCACATTCAATCCCTTAACACCTATCTAGAGTTCCTTCGCCGGACGGGCGTAATTCTCAAGGACCTGTCCGCGGGGCTGGTGGACTTCCCTACCCTGCGGGAGGGCCGGCTCGTCTACCTCTGCTGGCGGATGGAGGAGGAAACCGTCGCCCACTGGCACGAGATCGAGACCGGTTTCGCGGGAAGGAAGCCCATCGAGGACCCGCTCGCGAGGCCCCCCGAAAGTTGA